In Candidatus Vicinibacter proximus, the following are encoded in one genomic region:
- a CDS encoding PKD domain-containing protein, whose translation MKSGILTFFILLACFFGLNAQTITGNQVQSSSKPTLDKIFKHYEVVTLNIKEIQSTLNTRSTVKKLQLDLGSKSWPLDLFEYDLYGKDFYLSVSGDNGVTRRPRNKDIKTFKSILRTPRGGWGCLTLTNDFFTGHVVDAGQSIYFEMVSSLDPAAPKDEIVIYSESDVIRNSGITCGFEEYEKAMQLNQKESHNNDINSRGVCRSVDIALSCDKTLHDAKGGVAQADAFMTSVLNNVQTNYDNEFNDAVEFTISTVFVASTVGGDPWNGSTTINAQLDQHRAWGNSGGYGGASYAVATNWTRKFTSGAIGLAWLSALCSSFRYNVCSDYGGSVGGGLRVLQAHELGHNFSCQHDAAGSNTIMAPAVNGSNTWSSNSISSVNNYLPGLGCLGTCSAGDPPVANFKGNPTFVCATGKVQFTDLSTGSPSSWLWTFPGGSPSTSTQQNPLVTYTTKGVYDVTLKVTNQFGSNEETFSQYIDVEAKAVPIFTTSVIDRDLTTTNNSLNGDSYLWSFGDGNKSTEEEPYHTYAEDGVYTVELAVTNRCGTVKKNVKVNVVTPNEANFSSDVQDGCSVLKVKYKNLSSKNSNTFEWEFPGGNPSKSTLKEPIVTYTEKGQFDVKLTAFNSRYRHTKYEVKYIKVDSTPIANFEAAAPLGNLIKFINKSIDATTYAWDFGDNSKSSEVEPEHNFPGPGKYNVCLISTGKCGKDTTCQEVEISTTLNSKFSIDNAKGCVPFEVQFKNNSTGATSYEWSFPGGNPSSSTDPNPKVTYDKVGVYDVTLVAINGTDKSTLSQTAFINVGAAPVAEYQSTVSGYAVSFNNTSKNGGSYLWDFGDKETSTEENPTHTYKAEGEYEVTMTMTNDCGTSELKQRVIVYLIPKVNFSSSKTRICAGDYVTFLDESSKDVNNWVWQFEGGEPATSTEKNPLISYAKPGNYAAKLTVKNTNGENFITKSNYIEVISSVLCPDKTGKKRKVQLGEESDPGKSLNNRNRTNAELTVLPNPNSGVFNILLGQVSPKSGISVVLSDIMGRKLYVNNSPEIQGGMINLNLNYLESGTYILQCKLDDILLSKKLIINK comes from the coding sequence ATGAAATCTGGAATTTTAACTTTTTTTATTTTGTTGGCCTGCTTTTTTGGCCTAAATGCTCAAACGATTACTGGAAATCAGGTTCAATCTTCTTCAAAACCAACCCTTGACAAAATATTCAAACACTACGAGGTGGTGACTTTGAATATTAAAGAAATTCAATCCACCTTGAACACCAGATCTACTGTAAAAAAGCTTCAGTTAGATCTTGGATCAAAATCTTGGCCTTTGGATCTCTTTGAATATGATTTGTACGGTAAAGATTTTTATCTCTCTGTATCCGGCGATAATGGAGTAACCCGAAGACCGAGGAATAAAGATATAAAAACATTTAAATCTATTTTAAGAACGCCAAGAGGTGGATGGGGCTGTCTTACCTTGACAAACGATTTTTTTACTGGTCATGTTGTAGATGCAGGTCAAAGTATATATTTTGAAATGGTTTCCTCTCTAGATCCAGCTGCACCCAAAGATGAAATTGTCATCTATTCTGAATCCGATGTTATACGTAATTCAGGTATAACTTGCGGATTTGAGGAGTATGAGAAAGCTATGCAGTTAAATCAAAAAGAATCCCATAACAACGATATTAATTCAAGAGGAGTTTGTAGAAGTGTGGATATTGCATTGTCCTGTGACAAAACTTTACATGATGCAAAAGGAGGTGTCGCCCAGGCAGACGCCTTTATGACTTCTGTTTTGAATAATGTACAAACTAATTATGATAATGAATTCAATGATGCAGTGGAGTTTACGATCAGCACTGTTTTTGTTGCTTCAACAGTCGGCGGAGATCCATGGAATGGATCAACAACCATCAATGCTCAATTAGATCAGCACCGAGCTTGGGGAAACAGTGGAGGTTATGGTGGAGCTAGTTATGCAGTAGCAACAAACTGGACTCGAAAATTTACTTCTGGAGCAATAGGACTGGCTTGGTTATCTGCTCTTTGCAGCAGCTTTAGATACAATGTTTGCAGTGATTATGGTGGTAGTGTTGGTGGAGGACTTAGAGTTCTTCAAGCACATGAGCTAGGCCATAATTTTAGTTGCCAGCATGACGCTGCCGGATCGAATACTATCATGGCGCCTGCAGTTAACGGATCGAATACCTGGTCTTCAAATTCTATTTCGTCTGTAAATAATTATCTTCCAGGACTTGGTTGCTTGGGTACTTGTTCCGCAGGAGATCCTCCTGTTGCTAATTTCAAAGGAAACCCAACCTTCGTTTGTGCAACTGGGAAAGTACAATTTACGGATTTATCCACCGGCTCACCTTCTTCTTGGTTGTGGACATTCCCGGGTGGTTCACCTTCTACTTCAACGCAACAAAATCCGTTAGTCACCTATACCACGAAAGGGGTTTATGATGTGACTCTTAAAGTTACTAACCAGTTTGGGTCAAATGAAGAAACATTCAGTCAGTATATTGATGTGGAAGCCAAAGCAGTACCTATTTTTACCACAAGTGTTATAGACAGAGATCTTACAACTACCAACAATTCGTTAAATGGAGATTCTTATTTATGGTCTTTTGGTGATGGGAATAAATCTACTGAAGAAGAACCTTATCATACCTATGCAGAAGACGGAGTCTATACTGTTGAACTTGCAGTGACCAATCGTTGCGGGACTGTCAAGAAAAATGTTAAAGTCAATGTGGTAACACCAAACGAAGCTAATTTTAGTTCTGATGTTCAGGATGGTTGCTCAGTACTTAAAGTAAAATATAAAAATCTATCTTCTAAAAATTCAAATACTTTTGAATGGGAGTTTCCAGGTGGAAACCCATCCAAATCTACTTTAAAGGAACCGATTGTTACATATACAGAAAAAGGACAGTTTGATGTAAAACTAACTGCCTTTAACTCAAGGTACCGCCACACAAAATATGAAGTTAAATACATTAAAGTGGACAGTACCCCGATTGCTAATTTTGAAGCTGCTGCACCTTTAGGAAACTTAATCAAGTTCATAAACAAATCTATTGATGCCACAACTTACGCATGGGATTTTGGAGATAATTCAAAAAGTTCTGAGGTTGAACCTGAGCACAATTTTCCCGGCCCCGGAAAATATAACGTTTGCTTAATCAGTACGGGAAAATGTGGAAAAGACACCACCTGCCAGGAGGTTGAAATCAGCACAACTTTAAATTCGAAATTCTCAATTGATAATGCTAAGGGTTGTGTGCCATTTGAAGTACAATTCAAAAATAATTCAACCGGTGCTACCAGCTATGAATGGAGCTTTCCCGGAGGAAACCCATCTTCTAGTACAGATCCAAATCCTAAAGTTACTTATGACAAAGTTGGAGTTTATGATGTGACTTTGGTCGCAATCAATGGGACAGATAAATCTACTTTAAGCCAAACCGCCTTTATAAATGTTGGTGCGGCACCAGTTGCCGAATATCAATCGACTGTTTCAGGATATGCAGTTTCTTTTAACAACACATCAAAAAACGGTGGTAGTTATTTGTGGGACTTTGGGGATAAGGAAACCAGTACTGAGGAAAATCCTACACATACCTACAAAGCTGAGGGAGAGTATGAGGTTACCATGACCATGACTAACGATTGTGGAACTTCTGAGTTAAAACAAAGAGTAATCGTTTATCTTATTCCAAAAGTCAACTTCTCCTCATCCAAAACGCGTATATGTGCAGGCGACTATGTAACCTTCCTTGATGAATCGTCTAAAGATGTAAATAACTGGGTTTGGCAATTTGAAGGAGGAGAACCGGCAACATCAACGGAAAAAAATCCTTTGATTTCTTATGCAAAGCCGGGAAATTATGCTGCCAAACTAACAGTAAAAAATACAAATGGTGAAAACTTCATTACGAAATCGAATTATATTGAAGTAATCTCTTCTGTATTATGTCCGGACAAAACCGGTAAA